One genomic segment of Desmodus rotundus isolate HL8 chromosome 5, HLdesRot8A.1, whole genome shotgun sequence includes these proteins:
- the LOC112317645 gene encoding olfactory receptor 52N2, which translates to MHGSNSTSLTPRYFILSGIPGLEAAHIWISLPFCFMYIIAVMGNCGLIYLISHEEALHRPMYYFLALLSLTDVSGCTSFVPNMLCIFWLSLKKIDFNACLVQMFFIHMLTGMESGVLMLMALDRYVAICYPLRYSTILTNTTITKIGLATFSRNVLVMIPFTFLIKRLPYCRGNIIHHTYCDHMSVAKLSCGNTKINAVYGLIAAILIGGFDMFCISMSYTMIIRTVVNLSSVDARHKAFSTCTSHICAIVITYIPAFFNFFTHRFGGRTIPHHIHILIANLYLLLPPTLNPIIYGVKTKQIRKEVIKLFVREKDILSVR; encoded by the coding sequence ATGCATGGATCCAACAGTACCAGCCTGACACCAAGATACTTCATCCTCAGTGGGATTCCTGGGCTGGAAGCTGCACACATCTGGATCTCCTTGCCATTCTGCTTCATGTACATCATTGCTGTCATGGGGAACTGTGGGCTCATCTATCTCATCAGCCATGAGGAAGCCCTGCACCGGCCCATGTACTACTTCCTAGCCTTGCTGTCGCTTACAGATGTTAGTGGGTGTACTTCATTTGTCCCTAATATGTTATGTATCTTTTGGCTTAGTCTCAAAAAGATTGACTTTAATGCCTGCCTTGTGCAGATGTTTTTCATCCACATGCTGACAGGCATGGAGTCTGGGGTGCTCATGCTTATGGCCCTGGATCGCTATGTGGCCATTTGCTACCCTCTACGCTATTCTACCATCCTCACCAACACCACAATTACTAAGATTGGGCTTGCCACCTTCTCTCGAAATGTGTTAGTCATGATCCCATTTACTTTCTTGATCAAGCGTCTTCCTTACTGTCGAGGCAACATCATTCACCATACCTACTGTGACCATATGTCTGTGGCCAAATTATCCTGTGGCAACACCAAGATTAATGCTGTCTATGGTCTCATAGCTGCTATATTGATTGGGGGGTTTGATATGTTCTGCATCTCCATGTCTTACACCATGATTATTCGCACTGTGGTCAATCTGTCATCTGTTGATGCTCGACACAAAGCCTTCAGCACATGTACATCACATATATGTGCTATTGTCATCACCTATATCCCAGCCTTCTTCAACTTCTTCACTCACCGCTTTGGGGGACGCACCATACCTCACCATATCCACATTTTAATAGCCAACCTCTACCTGTTGTTGCCTCCCACCTTAAATCCAATTATCTATGGAGTGAAGACCAAACAGATCCGCAAAGAAGTTATCAAGCTGTTTGTTAGAGAGAAAGATATTTTGAGTGTGAGATAA